The following proteins are encoded in a genomic region of Rhizobium sp. ZPR4:
- a CDS encoding TadE/TadG family type IV pilus assembly protein, which produces MNLFRLPKLLSRLLADRKGTAAVEFALLILPLSLIIFAIIEVSLMFFVASSLDASVAKISRMIRTGEAASADMTLTDFKAKICADMFLAFSCSDNLLIKADVISNLSAVTSATPIDSSGNLTVTETFALGKASDYMLVQAFLPWSSVVNYFTYSNAKLADGRYLLGATVLFRNEPS; this is translated from the coding sequence ATGAATCTATTCCGGTTGCCGAAACTTCTGTCTCGACTGCTTGCAGATCGCAAGGGTACGGCTGCTGTCGAGTTCGCGCTGCTCATCTTGCCTCTCTCCCTGATCATCTTTGCCATCATAGAAGTTTCGTTGATGTTCTTCGTTGCTTCGAGCCTCGATGCTTCCGTGGCGAAGATCTCCCGGATGATCCGGACGGGTGAGGCCGCATCCGCCGACATGACCCTGACCGACTTCAAGGCGAAAATCTGCGCCGACATGTTTCTCGCTTTCAGCTGCTCTGACAATCTCCTGATCAAGGCCGATGTTATCTCCAACCTATCCGCCGTCACGAGCGCCACTCCGATCGACAGCTCAGGCAACCTTACCGTCACGGAGACTTTCGCGCTGGGCAAGGCGAGCGACTATATGTTGGTGCAGGCCTTTCTGCCCTGGAGCTCTGTCGTCAACTACTTCACCTATTCCAACGCAAAGCTGGCGGATGGGCGCTATCTCCTTGGTGCCACTGTCCTGTTTCGCAACGAGCCGTCCTGA
- a CDS encoding TadE/TadG family type IV pilus assembly protein, with product MIIKCTHLAYRSIVSCLRRLAGDRAGVSGVEFALVLPILLLLLAATVDLGHALTVSRKIDEIAATTGDVISQQGTWTKSNVAGLLSGMSFILQPYDTTALTITVAVEDVPANGNATVNWSAAFNTSSLASGAATPISVPAKIQEAGVQVVLTRVQYSFTTPLSAFLGSFTGISSYSFNRYFFNRPRTADKITYS from the coding sequence ATGATAATCAAATGCACGCATCTGGCATATCGGTCCATAGTCTCTTGCCTTCGCCGCTTGGCGGGGGATCGTGCCGGCGTATCGGGAGTGGAATTTGCGCTTGTTCTGCCGATCCTGCTGCTGCTGCTCGCTGCAACCGTCGATCTTGGTCATGCTCTAACCGTCAGCCGCAAGATCGATGAAATTGCCGCAACGACAGGCGATGTCATTTCGCAGCAGGGCACATGGACGAAATCCAATGTTGCGGGACTGCTCTCGGGAATGAGCTTCATCCTGCAGCCCTATGATACGACGGCATTGACGATCACGGTCGCGGTGGAGGACGTGCCGGCAAATGGAAATGCGACGGTCAATTGGTCGGCCGCCTTCAATACCTCTTCGCTTGCCTCCGGCGCAGCCACACCGATTTCGGTTCCTGCGAAGATACAGGAGGCGGGCGTGCAGGTCGTCCTGACCCGCGTGCAATATAGCTTCACAACGCCGCTTTCCGCATTTCTCGGCAGCTTCACCGGGATCAGCAGCTACAGCTTCAATCGCTATTTTTTCAATCGGCCGCGCACGGCCGACAAAA